One window of the Dryobates pubescens isolate bDryPub1 chromosome 13, bDryPub1.pri, whole genome shotgun sequence genome contains the following:
- the TUBD1 gene encoding tubulin delta chain: MSIVTVQLGQCGNQIGHEVFSAVCSDVHGTHGLCSKKENESYHDACKERFFCQEESEVPVARAVLVDMEPKVISQTLSVAARSSCWKYGDRSHFCQKQGSGNNWANGYSVHGPRHKEAIMNLVQKEAEKCDRLGGFFTIMSMAGGTGSGLGAFVTQCLRDAFPTSFILNHVIWPYGTGEVIVQNYNSVLTLSHLYQSSDALLVHENDVIHKICTQLMNIKQISFRDVNQVIAHQLGSVFQPTYTAEGGSHYSRNPLGDLMETLVPHPEFKMLGLRNIPQMPENFLAYSTFSWPGLIKHLRQMLIANAKMEEGIDWQVRPPQPGSSSHPMNKPLHFNTSIANLVILRGKDTHSVDLGSFRDPSLYTSWLNPQDAFNAWRTPRAFNKYEKSAALVSNSQFLLKPLDSVVGKAWNMFASKAYVHQYTKFGIEEEDFLDSFTALEQVISSYSIL, from the exons atgtcAATAGTCACAGTCCAGCTTGGTCAGTGTGGTAATCAAATCGGCCATGAGGTGTTCAGTGCTGTCTGCAGTGATGTTCATGGCACACATGGGTTGTGTTCCAAGAAGGAGAATGAATCCTACCACGATGCTTGCAAAGAACGTTTTTTCTGCCAGGAGGAGTCAGAAG TACCTGTGGCCCGAGCTGTGCTTGTTGACATGGAACCTAAAGTCATCAGCCAAACCTTATCAGTGGCTGCCAGGTCTAGCTGCTGGAAATATGGTGATCGTTCACACTTCTGTCAGAAGCAAGGATCTGGGAACAACTGGGCAAATGG TTACTCTGTGCATGGGCCCAGACACAAAGAAGCAATCATGAATCTGGTgcaaaaagaagcagagaagtgcGATCGACTGGGTGGATTCTTCACAATAATGAGCATGGCTGGTGGCACAGGATCTGGCTTGGGAGCATTTGTCACCCAGTGTTTAAGAGAtgcttttccaacctcatttatACTAAACCATGTTATCTGGCCCTATGGCACTGGTGAG gtCATTGTTCAAAACTACAACTCTGTTTTGACTCTTTCACATCTGTACCAATCATCAGATGCCCTTCTTGTTCATGAAAATGATGTCATCCATAAGATCTGTACTCAGCTGATGAATATTAAACAGATCTCCTTCAGGGATGTGAATCAAGTCATTGCACATCAACTGGGGAGTGTTTTCCAGCCCACTTACACAGCAGAAGGTggctcacactacagcaggaaCCCCTTAG GTGACCTAATGGAAACATTAGTTCCACATCCTGAATTCAAGATGCTGGGTCTTCGGAACATACCTCAGATGCCTGAGAACTTCCTCGCTTACAGCACGTTCAGTTGGCCTGGACTCATCAAACATTTAAGGCAGATGCTGATTGCTAATGCTAAAATGGAGGAAG GTATTGACTGGCAAGTACGACCAccacagccaggctcctccagcCATCCCATGAACAAGCCACTGCATTTCAACACTTCCATTGCCAACCTGGTTATCCTGCGAGGAAAAGATACACACAGTGTAGACTTAG GAAGCTTCCGAGATCCCTCATTATACACGTCATGGCTAAACCCTCAGGATGCTTTTAATGCATGGAGAACACCAAGAGCATTTAACAAGTATGAAAAATCTGCTGCTTtggtcagcaacagccagttCCTGCTGAAACCTCTTGACAGTGTTGTAGGAAAAGCCTGGAATATGTTTGCTTCCAA AGCCTATGTTCACCAGTACACTAAATTCGGAATCGAAGAGGAAGATTTCCTGGACAGCTTCACAGCTCTGGAACAAGTCATCTCCAGTTACAGCATCCTTTGA
- the RPS6KB1 gene encoding ribosomal protein S6 kinase beta-1 — MAGVFDIDLDQPEDAGSDEELEEGGQLSESMDHGGVGQYDLGMEHCEKFEISETSVNRGPEKIRPECFELLRVLGKGGYGKVFQVRKVTGANTGKIFAMKVLKKAMIVRNAKDTAHTKAERNILEEVKHPFIVDLIYAFQTGGKLYLILEYLSGGELFMQLEREGIFMEDTACFYLAEISMALGHLHQKGIIYRDLKPENIMLNHQGHVKLTDFGLCKESIHDGTVTHTFCGTIEYMAPEILMRSGHNRAVDWWSLGALMYDMLTGAPPFTGENRKKTIDKILKCKLNLPPYLTQEARDLLKKLLKRNAASRLGAGPGDAGEVQAHPFFRHINWDELLARKVEPPFKPLLQSEEDVSQFDSKFTRQTPVDSPDDSTLSESANQVFLGFTYVAPSVLESVKEKFSFEPKIRSPRRFIGSPRTPVSPVKFSPGEFWGRGASASASNTQPPVEYPMETSGIEQMDVTVCGEASAPLPIRQPNSGPYKKQAFPMISKRPEHLRMNL; from the exons ATGGCGGGCGTGTTCGACATCGACCTGGACCAGCCTGAGGATGCGGGTTCGGacgaggagctggaggagggg GGTCAATTAAGTGAGAGCATGGACCATGGAGGAGTTGGCCAATATGACCT TGGCATGGAACATTGTGAAAAATTTGAGATTTCAGAGACTAGTGTAAACAGAGGTCCAGAAAAGATCCGCCCAGAGTGCTTTGAGTTACTGCGCGTACTTGGCAAAGGTGGCTATGGCAAG GTGTTTCAAGTACGAAAAGTAACTGGAGCAAACACCGGGAAAATATTTGCCATGAAAGTCCTTAAAAAG GCAATGATTGTAAGGAACGCCAAGGATACAGCTCACACAAAAGCAGAGCGGAATATACTGGAGGAAGTGAAACATCCCTTCATTGTAGACTTAATTTATGCCTTTCAGACTGGTGGAAAACTCTACCTCATCCTTGAGTATCTCAGTG GAGGAGAACTATTTATGCAGTTAGAGAGAGAAGGGATATTTATGGAAGACACAGCTTG CTTTTACTTGGCAGAAATCTCAATGGCACTGGGGCACTTGCATCAAAAAGGAATCATCTACCGTGATCTGAAGCCAGAAAATATCATGCTTAATCATCAAG GTCATGTAAAATTGACTGACTTTGGATTATGTAAAGAATCTATTCACGATGGAACAGTCACACACACGTTCTGTGGAACAATTGAATACAT GGCCCCTGAAATCTTGATGAGGAGTGGGCATAATCGTGCTGTGGACTGGTGGAGTTTGGGGGCATTAATGTATGACATGCTGACTGGAGCA CCTCCTTTCACTGgggagaacagaaagaaaacaattgaCAAGATTCTCAAGTGTAAACTCAACTTGCCTCCCTACCTCACACAAGAAGCCAGAGATCTGCTTAAAAAG CTGCTAAAAAGAAATGCTGCCTCACGTCTAGGAGCTGgtcctggagatgctggagaagTTCAG GCTCACCCGTTCTTCAGACACATTAACTGGGATGAGCTGTTGGCACGAAAGGTGGAACCTCCTTTTAAACCCTTATTG CAATCTGAAGAGGATGTGAGCCAGTTTGATTCAAAGTTTACACGTCAGACACCTGTTGATAGCCCAGATGACTCTACTCTCAGTGAAAGTGCCAACCAGGTCTTTCTG GGTTTTACATATGTGGCTCCATCTGTACTTGAAAGCGTAAAAGAGAAATTTTCTTTTGAACCAAAAATTCGATCACCTCGCAGATTCATCGGTAGCCCTAGGACACCAGTCAG CCCTGTAAAGTTTTCCCCTGGGGAGTTCTGGGGAAGAGGTGCTTCTGCCAGCGCATCAAACACTCAGCCACCTGTGGAATATCCAATGGAGACGAGTGGAATAGAACAAATGGATGTGACAGTCTGTGGAGAGGCCTCGGCACCGCTTCCAATCCGGCAACCAAACTCTGGGCCATACAAAAAACAAGCGTTCCCCATGATCTCCAAACGACCAGAGCACTTGCGCATGAATCTATGA